The genomic segment CGGATGCTTTGGCTGCCCTGAGTCACCTGCTCAGCAGACACCATCATGCTTGGGCTTGGCCGCTTCCCATTTCTTCAGGCATTTTGTAGTTTTCACGGCCTAAGCAGGCTGCCTGCAGAATTATTTCTGCGATACACCAGGATTCTCTGTGAACAAAGCTTAACGAGCAAAACAGCGGCGCTGCCCCTTTGTTTTGattattaaatgaaattaaactcAGTATGGGCAGCCAGGACTATGTTGCAGTAACATAGCGAAGTCTTTACTTTTTGCTTCATgttcaaagcaacaaaaaaatcagtgagGCATGGAAATAAGAGTCTGGGTTCCTACAAAGTTACCAATCTGGATTACATTCCTCTACACACCAAAAGTAATGCACAGTCCCTCAGCTTTGGGAGGCAAAgccagggaaaaagaaatgcacAACCGTGAAGATGTTATTGCCAAACACCTCGTCCGCCTACTTATCCACAATCCGCAGAGAAATTCAGAGGCAGacaaaactgcttttttgtTCTGGATACACCACAGAAACGGCTGCGGCACAACctgctttccctccttcccGCCTTCCCAGGGGCGCGCGGCGCGACAGCAGCACCCAAGGCAGACCTGCTGAAGCCAGCGTCTTGGTTCCTGCCCCTGCTGGGTCCAAACAGGCCGTTACTGGGCCAATACAACATTGCTTTCCTGGCAGCTGAGCAGAGAAGGCAACCGACGTAAGAAATCAGAACTCCTGAGAACTGTGCGGTTTCCTTGTTATGACCACGGCACCACACGCGGGCCGAGATTCCCAAACGTGCCCAGTGCCACTGGGGCAGTGGAAATTTCAGAAACTAGAATTGTGGGTTTTTAACAGAACAACCACCAAACGTTCAGCTCCATTCTTTAGAAATACCCTCTAAAATAGTCATGAtttatctggttttattttaaaaagactgatttatttctttctcccaaatatgaggggaaaaaacaaacccaaataaGCAACCAAACTGCAATGATGTTAACCTGCAGAAAGCTCTTCTAATCGCTCAGGCGTGGGAAGCAGGTTCACGGTTCTGTTTTCCTAGGGATGCCAACAGGGCGCTGAGGCTTTCACAGCACACAAGCCCAAACCTCCAGAGTGACGAGGGACAGGTCGCTGAAACCACGGTGTACCTCGAAAATTACCTTTGTCACCTTCTTGTCTTTGCGTATACttgaaataaagaagcaaagcTCTTTAATTCCAGAATAACTTACACTACATGATGCACACACGGAGCAGTCATCACCAAAATAAGTGCACCAGACAAATCACAAGGTTGTCATTTCTGGGTTTGATACTTTTGAGAGCAAATCTGTGTATTCAACAATCTGTGTTTGTAGGAGGTGTCAGCACCCAGCCTGAGATTGAATTCTTAAAGTctggggaaataaaaacaacaacacagtGTATTCTTGATCAGTACAgtcctcaccagctttgttttcctgtttcagcCCCCAAAGCTGTGAGAGCCAAGGCGCTAAGAGGACTCCTGCAGAATGGCAACCCTCAACGGCACTCACTGGAACGAGACCACAGCCGCGTCCCAGCACCTGGGCTTCCAAGTGCAGAAAATCTACCCTTTCCACGACAACTGGAACACCGCCTGCTTTATTATTCTGATTATCTTCATCTTTACAGTAGTTTCCCTGGTGGTGCTGGCTTTCCTCTATGAGCTGCtggactgctgctgctgcgtgaaaaataaaactatgaaAGATCTGGAGAATGAACCCAACCCTGTCAGGGCCGTGCTAAACAGCTTCAGAAAGCGCGAAACAGAGGTGGTGTAGGAAGGACTGGGCAGCGGTGCCTGAGGAAGGTTTAACGCCTTGAACAAAGCAGCTCGCACCTTATGGATGAGCAAgtcacacatttttcttttagactTAAAAACAACATCGACAGTTCCTGTTTTAGCTCTGGATGTGAACATGGATAATCAGCAAAGGTTTTTCCAAGTGCTTAGCAAAAGGATGGTCTGTTGCAGTGTTATGGGGGAAGAAAAGattgttgttttaaaatgaacttcTCTTGTTTGTATTGAGTTACTAGCGTAGATCTTTGTCTATCTGAACGAACAAATGTTGTCTAACGTGCATAAAACTGTTGCTTAACAAAACTGCTCAACAATCGGATCAAGCCCAGcacacagacacagcagtgCCCCCCCAGGGGGGTGAACCACGCGGAGATGGGAGAGGCGCATGAGGGGTGAGAAAAAATACAGGAGATCCGAGCGCTGAAGGGCGAGAGAGGAGACACGAGAGGCCTGTGTGAATTCTTGCCTTCAGCAGCTCTTCTTGTTATGGGTTCCTTGCTTTGGAGGGTGCTGGGAGGAAAAGTAAGCCATCGTGGAATTTGTCACTAAAATAGTCTTTCCTGGCCTCTCGTGGTACAATTCAACCCCTGCTCTCTCCCTTCTCCCGTTCCAGAGAACTGCTCTCCTCACACTTCATATTTGAGCAGTTTTACCAGCTCCTGGGTGTTGAGGCACAACTAACGCTCTCAGACCTCTAGCTCACcaggttatttttctgttg from the Columba livia isolate bColLiv1 breed racing homer chromosome 4, bColLiv1.pat.W.v2, whole genome shotgun sequence genome contains:
- the SMIM18 gene encoding small integral membrane protein 18, with protein sequence MATLNGTHWNETTAASQHLGFQVQKIYPFHDNWNTACFIILIIFIFTVVSLVVLAFLYELLDCCCCVKNKTMKDLENEPNPVRAVLNSFRKRETEVV